From the genome of Vicia villosa cultivar HV-30 ecotype Madison, WI linkage group LG2, Vvil1.0, whole genome shotgun sequence, one region includes:
- the LOC131649189 gene encoding S-protein homolog 4-like: protein MSPMLMRVVVHISLVLLLVVSSEAFFKRSTVHIEVTNRLSNYNDLILHCYEREGEDLGVKILLPLEKFEFSFKPRMGFKSSKYYCSAKWDGSDIKWFDLWSKGRDGREGLQIKWDVTNNKACRFAQDTGTYSVCVVWN, encoded by the coding sequence ATGTCTCCAATGTTGATGAGAGTTGTTGTTCATATTTCTCTTGTTTTATTGCTTGTAGTTTCATCTGAAGCATTTTTCAAACGCAGTACAGTGCATATAGAGGTCACCAATCGTTTATCTAATTACAATGATTTAATCCTTCATTGCTACGAGAGAGAAGGAGAAGATCTAGGCGTGAAGATACTCCTACCTTTGGAGAAATTCGAATTTTCTTTCAAGCCAAGAATGGGTTTTAAATCGAGCAAGTATTATTGTAGTGCTAAATGGGATGGTTCCGACATCAAATGGTTTGATTTGTGGTCAAAAGGAAGAGATGGTAGAGAAGGCTTACAAATCAAATGGGATGTAACAAATAATAAAGCTTGTAGGTTTGCACAAGATACAGGAACTTATTCTGTTTGTGTTGTCTGGAACTAA